The following proteins are co-located in the Solanum pennellii chromosome 8, SPENNV200 genome:
- the LOC107027999 gene encoding GATA transcription factor 12 — translation METPEFFQTGYYNTEFSSEKQLISDVKNGEHFVVDDLLDLPNDDGMATDDMLDLTVIGNSTDCSVVDNSCNSSLSGSNHHPQLLGYRDFPEAHLSSEFAVPYEDMAELEWLSNFVEESFSSNEMHKMQMVQAMRNRTDSEIHQFIPDPNRASATSNTIFKPEMPVPAKARSKRSRMAPGNWASRLLVVSPNTTNPDSSMDTISVQDMSSSSESGMIIPSSGKKTVKCSSAPKKKENNIHHVPSNNTGSNSEGRKCLHCATDKTPQWRTGPLGPKTLCNACGVRYKSGRLVPEYRPAASPTFMLTKHSNSHRKVLEIRRQKEVTQVEHQHQHQHQHQFLPHNMMFDVSNADDYLIHQHMGPDFRQLI, via the exons ATGGAAACACCTGAATTCTTTCAAACAGGTTACTATAACACTGAATTCTCTTCCGAAAAACAGCTCatttccgatgtcaaaaatggtGAACATTTCGTTGTTGACGACCTTTTGGACTTGCCTAACGATGATGGAATGGCCACTGATGACATGTTGGACCTTACCGTCATTGGAAACTCCACGGATTGTTCGGTAGTAGATAATTCATGTAACTCCTCATTGTCCGGAAGCAATCACCACCCACAATTACTCGGCTATCGGGATTTCCCTGAAGCACACTTGTCCAGTGAATTCGCTGTTCCA tATGAAGATATGGCTGAGCTAGAATGGCTGTCGAATTTTGTGGAAGAATCATTTTCTAGTAACGAGATGCATAAAATGCAGATGGTGCAAGCAATGAGGAATCGAACTGATTCCGAGATTCACCAATTCATTCCTGACCCGAACCGAGCATCCGCAACGTCTAACACAATCTTCAAGCCGGAAATGCCTGTCCCAGCCAAAGCACGTAGCAAACGATCACGAATGGCTCCAGGAAACTGGGCCTCTCGATTGCTAGTCGTGTCTCCAAACACTACAAACCCGGATTCCTCGATGGACACGATATCAGTGCAAGACATGTCATCGTCATCAGAGTCCGGGATGATAATCCCGAGCTCTGGGAAGAAGACAGTGAAGTGTTCTTCTGCTccgaaaaagaaagagaataatATCCATCATGTTCCAAGTAACAATACGGGTAGCAATAGTGAAGGAAGGAAGTGTCTTCATTGTGCTACCGATAAGACACCACAATGGAGGACCGGACCATTGGGTCCAAAAACACTTTGCAATGCTTGTGGTGTAAGGTACAAGTCTGGACGTCTCGTTCCTGAATATCGACCTGCTGCTAGCCCAACTTTTATGCTCACTAAACACTCCAATTCTCACCGCAAAGTGCTTGAGATTCGGAGGCAAAAGGAAGTTACTCAAGTCGAACACCAAcatcaacaccaacaccaacatcAATTCCTTCCTCATAACATGATGTTCGATGTATCCAATGCCGATGATTATTTGATTCATCAACATATGGGGCCAGATTTTCGGCAGTTAATCTAG
- the LOC107027116 gene encoding uncharacterized protein LOC107027116 isoform X2, which translates to MVQTTFCKTSPKPHYQTLTSVQSFCASSAMASRCRSFSRPAINFVKSTMNKQSSMPTSSFNVPRPFPTLSRPLPQMGCLQSLLPLHTAVSSARLTSCLGIDSKGSRSLSQELGLSVPR; encoded by the exons ATGGTACAAACAACCTTTTGTAAAACCTCACCAAAACCCCATTACCAAACCCTAACATCAGTGCAAAGCTTTTGTGCTTCATCTGCAATGGCTTCTCGCTGTCGTTCATTCTCAAGACCAGCAATTAACTTTGTCAAATCCACAATGAACAAACAATCAAGCATGCCCACTTCCTCTTTTAACGTTCCTCGCCCATTTCCAACACTCTCAAG GCCATTGCCTCAAATGGGTTGTCTTCAATCTCTGCTGCCGCTCCACACTGCTGTCTCTTCAGCTCGACTCACATCTTGCCTTGGTATTGATTCCAAGGGCTCCAGATCGTTGTCTCAGG AGTTAGGACTCTCAGTGCCGCGATAA
- the LOC107027116 gene encoding uncharacterized protein LOC107027116 isoform X1, giving the protein MVQTTFCKTSPKPHYQTLTSVQSFCASSAMASRCRSFSRPAINFVKSTMNKQSSMPTSSFNVPRPFPTLSRPLPQMGCLQSLLPLHTAVSSARLTSCLGIDSKGSRSLSQGMLCSANPGV; this is encoded by the exons ATGGTACAAACAACCTTTTGTAAAACCTCACCAAAACCCCATTACCAAACCCTAACATCAGTGCAAAGCTTTTGTGCTTCATCTGCAATGGCTTCTCGCTGTCGTTCATTCTCAAGACCAGCAATTAACTTTGTCAAATCCACAATGAACAAACAATCAAGCATGCCCACTTCCTCTTTTAACGTTCCTCGCCCATTTCCAACACTCTCAAG GCCATTGCCTCAAATGGGTTGTCTTCAATCTCTGCTGCCGCTCCACACTGCTGTCTCTTCAGCTCGACTCACATCTTGCCTTGGTATTGATTCCAAGGGCTCCAGATCGTTGTCTCAGGGTATGCTCTGCAGTGCCAACCCAGGAGTTTGA
- the LOC107029080 gene encoding acid phosphatase 1-like, whose translation MAYAHQNFIAVLFISFTFMSTSFSQSILGISPQLLDLFAINRVFRHRKIPNDDALYCDSWRFTVETNNAGLWSMIPQRCIFFVQDYTTGDRYSSDSAAVADLSLAFANTVNVSNDGMDAWVFDIDETLLSNLPYYVEHGFGSQIFDEIAFDKWVNEANAPAIPASLKLYKELQQRGFTIFLLTGRIENQRNKTERNMVHAGYSNWERLILRGPSDKGKLATQYKSEKRKELEDEGYRIRGNSGDQWSDLTGFSVAERSFKLPNPMYYIA comes from the exons ATGGCGTACGCTCATCAGAACTTCATTGCAGTTCTCTTCATCTCTTTCACCTTCATGTCTACCTCATTCTCTCAATCAATTCTCGGAATTTCCCCTCAATTGTTAGACCTTTTTGCCATCAATCGCGTCTTTCGCCACCGCAAAATTCCCAATGACGATGCTCTCTACTGTGATAGCTGGCGGTTCACTGTCGAGACTAATAACGCTGGTTTATGGTCTATGATCCCTCAAAGATGCATTTTCTTCGTTCAGGACTACACCACCGGGGATCGTTATTCTTCAGATTCAGCAGCAGTGGCTGACCTCTCACTCGCGTTTGCCAATACAGTTAACGTTTCAAATGATGGAATGGACGCTTGGGTCTTCGATATTGACGAAACGCTGCTCTCCAACTTGCCCTACTATGTGGAACATGGCTTCGG ATCGCAGATCTTCGATGAAATCGCCTTTGACAAATGGGTGAATGAAGCTAATGCTCCTGCTATACCTGCAAGTTTAAAACTGTACAAGGAGCTACAACAACGAGGATTTACTATATTCTTGTTGACTGGTCGGATTGAAAATCAAAGGAACAAGACAGAAAGGAATATGGTGCATGCTGGATACAGCAATTGGGAACGGCTTATTTTGAG GGGACCTTCCGATAAAGGTAAACTGGCAACCCAATACAAATCTGAGAAAAGAAAGGAGTTAGAAGATGAAGGTTATAGGATTCGGGGAAACTCTGGAGATCAGTGGAGTGACTTGACGGGTTTTTCTGTAGCAGAGAGGTCCTTTAAACTTCCAAATCCCATGTACTATATTGCATGA